Proteins from one Sporocytophaga myxococcoides genomic window:
- a CDS encoding ArsR/SmtB family transcription factor: MNLRRDVFQAIADPTRRAILLLVASQSMTAGAIAANFDTARPTVSKHLQILTECELLKQEQNGREMHYHLNPTKMKEIADFIEPFRKMWDDRFNKLEAIMKKYKSKE, from the coding sequence ATGAATTTAAGACGAGATGTGTTTCAGGCTATAGCCGACCCAACAAGACGAGCAATACTTCTGTTGGTTGCTTCCCAATCCATGACCGCAGGAGCAATAGCAGCCAACTTTGACACTGCCAGACCAACTGTTTCGAAACATCTGCAAATACTTACTGAATGCGAATTGCTTAAGCAGGAGCAAAATGGCCGTGAGATGCACTATCATTTAAACCCTACCAAAATGAAAGAGATTGCAGACTTCATTGAACCATTCCGTAAGATGTGGGATGACAGGTTTAATAAATTGGAAGCTATTATGAAAAAATACAAGTCAAAAGAATAA